The following proteins come from a genomic window of Aequorivita marisscotiae:
- a CDS encoding enoyl-ACP reductase FabI has product MSYNLLKGKRGIIFGALDANSIAWKTAERVHEEGGKFVLTNAPIALRMGQINELAEKTNAEVIPADATSIEDLENLVAKATEILGGKLDFVLHSIGMSVNVRKGNHYTNQNYDFTHKGWDISAGSFHKTMQVLYQKDAMNEWGSIIALTYMASQRVFPDYNDMADNKAYLESIARSFGYFFGRDKKVRVNTISQSPTPTTAGQGVKGFDGFISYADQMSPLGNATALDCANYTVAMFSDLTKRVTLQNLYNDGGFSNMGVSDGVMKAFVEGN; this is encoded by the coding sequence ATGTCGTATAACTTACTAAAAGGAAAACGGGGAATTATTTTTGGAGCATTGGACGCTAATTCCATTGCTTGGAAAACCGCAGAACGCGTTCACGAAGAAGGCGGTAAATTTGTGCTAACCAATGCGCCAATTGCATTGCGAATGGGACAAATAAACGAACTTGCCGAAAAAACAAACGCTGAAGTTATTCCTGCCGATGCTACGAGTATAGAAGATTTGGAAAACTTGGTTGCCAAAGCCACTGAAATTTTAGGAGGTAAATTAGATTTTGTATTGCACTCTATTGGCATGTCTGTAAATGTGCGTAAGGGCAATCATTATACCAATCAAAATTACGATTTTACCCATAAGGGGTGGGATATTTCGGCTGGATCTTTTCATAAAACAATGCAAGTTCTTTATCAAAAAGATGCAATGAACGAATGGGGAAGTATAATTGCTCTTACCTATATGGCATCGCAACGTGTTTTTCCGGATTATAACGATATGGCCGATAATAAGGCATATTTAGAAAGCATAGCTCGCAGTTTTGGTTATTTCTTTGGAAGAGATAAAAAAGTTCGAGTTAATACTATTTCACAATCGCCCACGCCTACAACTGCTGGGCAAGGTGTAAAAGGTTTTGACGGTTTTATTAGCTATGCCGATCAAATGTCGCCATTGGGTAATGCAACAGCATTAGATTGTGCCAATTATACAGTAGCTATGTTTAGCGACTTAACCAAGCGAGTAACACTTCAGAATTTATACAATGACGGAGGCTTTTCGAATATGGGAGTAAGCGATGGTGTGATGAAAGCTTTTGTGGAAGGCAACTAA